From Kiritimatiellia bacterium, a single genomic window includes:
- a CDS encoding glycoside hydrolase family 140 protein, producing MMRWPAYVTRGFVTGILAAFVAGSAARAAPLPRLQVHPERRYLQTEDGRPFFWLGDTAWELFHRLNREEALHYLDTRARQQFNVVQAVALAELDGLRVPNAYGHLPLEDLDPARPAERPGPANDYWDHVDFIVRAANERGIYVGFLPTWGDKWTAAAGGAGPVVFNATNAYVYGRWLGRRYREAGIVWILGGDRTVDSDEHRAIMDAMARGLREGDGGAHLITFHPRGGRSSSEWFHDAPWLDFNMRQNGHDAVWPAYARTTRDWERQPVKPVLDGEPIYEGHPVGFRAQEHGVSLAADVRRALYWDLCAGAFGHTYGHHSVWQMWAPGRAPVNAPILSWREAIREPGAEQMRHARRLIESRPFFTRIPDDSLIAPHPTNTNAVPGAGLRRFAATRDREGRWAMVYAPCGRSFRVNAAPLREGRWVAWWYDPRTGEALKIGEFEKAALPVFTPPAAGEQLDWVLVLDEAAQNWPPPGEPRREG from the coding sequence ATGATGCGTTGGCCAGCCTACGTCACCCGGGGATTTGTGACCGGCATTCTGGCGGCCTTCGTGGCGGGGTCCGCGGCGCGGGCGGCGCCGCTGCCGCGGCTGCAGGTGCATCCGGAGCGGCGGTATTTGCAAACGGAGGACGGCCGGCCGTTTTTTTGGCTCGGCGACACCGCCTGGGAGCTGTTTCACCGGCTGAACCGCGAGGAGGCGCTGCACTACCTCGACACGCGTGCTCGCCAGCAGTTCAACGTGGTGCAGGCGGTCGCGCTGGCGGAGCTCGACGGGCTGCGCGTGCCGAACGCGTATGGCCATCTGCCGCTGGAGGATCTCGATCCGGCCCGCCCGGCGGAGCGGCCGGGGCCAGCGAACGACTACTGGGACCACGTGGACTTCATTGTGCGCGCCGCGAACGAGCGGGGCATCTACGTGGGGTTCTTGCCGACGTGGGGCGACAAGTGGACCGCGGCGGCCGGCGGCGCGGGGCCGGTGGTGTTCAACGCGACCAACGCATATGTGTACGGACGCTGGCTCGGCCGGCGCTACCGCGAGGCGGGGATCGTCTGGATTCTGGGCGGTGACCGCACGGTGGACAGCGACGAGCATCGCGCGATCATGGACGCGATGGCGCGCGGGCTGCGGGAGGGGGATGGCGGCGCGCATCTGATCACGTTCCATCCGCGCGGCGGGCGGAGCTCGTCGGAGTGGTTCCACGACGCGCCGTGGTTGGATTTCAACATGCGTCAGAACGGTCACGACGCGGTGTGGCCCGCGTACGCGCGCACCACGCGCGATTGGGAGCGCCAACCGGTGAAGCCGGTGCTCGACGGCGAGCCGATCTACGAGGGGCATCCGGTCGGCTTTCGCGCGCAGGAGCACGGCGTTTCGCTCGCGGCGGACGTGCGCCGGGCGCTGTACTGGGACCTGTGCGCGGGGGCGTTCGGGCACACCTACGGCCACCACTCGGTCTGGCAGATGTGGGCGCCGGGCCGCGCGCCGGTGAACGCGCCGATACTGAGCTGGCGCGAGGCGATCCGGGAGCCCGGCGCCGAGCAGATGCGGCACGCGCGGCGATTGATCGAGTCACGGCCGTTCTTCACGCGCATTCCGGACGACTCGCTGATCGCGCCGCATCCGACGAACACCAACGCGGTGCCCGGCGCGGGGCTGCGGCGCTTTGCTGCAACGCGCGACCGGGAGGGCCGCTGGGCGATGGTCTACGCGCCGTGTGGGCGGAGCTTCCGGGTGAACGCCGCACCCCTGCGCGAAGGGCGCTGGGTGGCCTGGTGGTACGATCCGCGCACCGGCGAGGCGTTGAAGATCGGCGAGTTTGAGAAGGCCGCGCTGCCCGTGTTCACGCCGCCGGCTGCGGGCGAGCAGCTCGACTGGGTGCTGGTGCTGGACGAGGCCGCGCAGAACTGGCCGCCGCCGGGCGAGCCACGGCGGGAGGGCTAA
- a CDS encoding mechanosensitive ion channel family protein, whose product MVEWRVAWIGGVALGALLGGRVLRVYLERWAGAAGRRGRPLQQSAAAALARCAPGTIGALALARILPQLPWPAPLAPGVAAVARVLDVLAVGWVAWAMVAVVVRWLELTAQRSRSRLDEMLVPIVGHSLRATVLVLVMVQVAQTLSDKPVTSILAGLGIGGLAVALAAQDSLRNFFGSIVLLADKPFGLGDRIAAGDLDGVVESVGLRSTRLRTLDGELVTIPNGDLAGRAIRNYGRRTFIRSQSVIGITYDTPPQRVERAMEILRELLDRHEGFNAERPPRVHFREYGPYSLNLQVVYWYHPADWWAYLDHHSRLNLEILRRFAAEGIQFAFPTQTVHIAGGAGALRPSEEDRT is encoded by the coding sequence ATGGTCGAGTGGCGGGTCGCATGGATTGGCGGTGTTGCGCTTGGCGCTCTGCTGGGGGGCCGCGTGCTGCGGGTCTACCTCGAGCGGTGGGCGGGCGCCGCCGGCCGGAGGGGACGGCCGCTGCAGCAGAGCGCCGCGGCGGCGCTGGCGCGCTGTGCGCCGGGGACGATCGGCGCGCTCGCGCTCGCACGGATTTTACCCCAGCTGCCCTGGCCTGCGCCCCTGGCACCGGGGGTTGCGGCAGTCGCGCGGGTGCTGGACGTGCTGGCGGTGGGCTGGGTCGCGTGGGCGATGGTGGCGGTCGTCGTGCGCTGGCTCGAGCTCACCGCGCAGCGGAGCCGCAGCCGGCTGGACGAGATGCTGGTGCCGATTGTCGGACACAGCCTGCGCGCGACCGTGTTGGTGCTGGTGATGGTGCAGGTGGCGCAGACGCTGTCCGACAAGCCGGTCACTTCGATCCTCGCCGGCCTCGGGATCGGCGGACTGGCGGTCGCGCTGGCCGCGCAGGACTCGCTGCGGAATTTCTTCGGCTCGATCGTGCTGCTCGCGGACAAGCCCTTTGGACTGGGCGATCGGATTGCGGCGGGCGATCTGGACGGCGTGGTGGAATCGGTCGGGCTGCGGTCCACGCGGTTGCGCACGCTCGACGGCGAGCTGGTGACGATTCCGAACGGCGACCTCGCGGGCCGCGCGATCCGCAACTACGGCCGGCGCACGTTCATCCGAAGCCAGTCGGTGATCGGCATCACGTACGACACGCCGCCGCAGCGGGTGGAGCGCGCGATGGAGATTCTTCGCGAGCTGCTCGATCGGCACGAGGGGTTCAATGCGGAACGGCCGCCACGGGTGCATTTCCGCGAGTATGGGCCCTACTCGCTGAACCTGCAGGTGGTGTACTGGTACCATCCGGCCGACTGGTGGGCGTATCTCGACCACCACAGCCGCCTGAACCTTGAGATTCTGCGGCGGTTTGCGGCGGAGGGAATCCAGTTCGCGTTCCCGACGCAGACGGTACACATTGCGGGCGGCGCGGGCGCGCTCCGGCCGTCCGAGGAGGATCGCACATGA
- a CDS encoding prolyl oligopeptidase family serine peptidase: MSGHGWCWRAGVVAASLAVVPVAHSSPAPTNGMTMDAKVLDGAASLRVRVRYWLACPPGYEREGPQRWPLLLFLHGAGERGDDLERVKQHGPPKLIAAGRVLPFIVVAPQCPADDWWDSARQILALRTLLDDVIAAHRVDRDRVYVTGLSMGGFGTWRLAAEFPELFAAIAPICGGGPWYRAGALRQVPAWVFHGADDPVVPLRESEVMVEALRRVGAQPRFTVYPNTGHDAWTAAYEGPELYEWLLQHRRGAAPAAGGAQ; this comes from the coding sequence ATGAGCGGGCACGGTTGGTGTTGGCGGGCTGGGGTGGTGGCCGCGTCGCTGGCGGTGGTGCCGGTGGCGCACAGCAGCCCCGCCCCGACGAATGGGATGACGATGGATGCGAAGGTGCTGGACGGTGCGGCGAGCCTGCGGGTACGGGTGCGCTACTGGTTGGCGTGTCCGCCCGGCTACGAGCGCGAGGGGCCACAGCGCTGGCCGCTGCTGCTGTTTCTGCACGGCGCAGGGGAGCGCGGCGACGATCTGGAGCGGGTGAAGCAGCACGGTCCGCCGAAACTGATCGCGGCCGGACGTGTGTTGCCGTTCATTGTGGTGGCGCCGCAGTGTCCGGCGGACGACTGGTGGGACAGTGCGCGGCAGATTCTGGCGCTGCGGACGCTGCTGGACGACGTGATCGCGGCGCACCGCGTGGACCGGGACCGGGTGTACGTGACGGGGTTGAGCATGGGTGGATTTGGCACCTGGCGGCTGGCGGCGGAGTTTCCAGAATTGTTTGCGGCGATCGCGCCGATCTGCGGCGGGGGGCCGTGGTATCGCGCCGGCGCGCTGCGACAGGTGCCGGCGTGGGTGTTTCATGGCGCGGACGATCCGGTGGTGCCGCTGAGGGAGTCGGAGGTGATGGTGGAGGCGCTACGCCGTGTGGGTGCGCAGCCCCGCTTCACGGTGTATCCGAACACCGGTCACGACGCGTGGACCGCCGCCTACGAGGGGCCGGAGCTGTACGAGTGGCTGTTGCAGCATCGGCGCGGCGCGGCGCCGGCAGCGGGCGGAGCGCAATGA
- a CDS encoding corrinoid protein has translation MARLEELYTAICSGNRPAVQTILQRELAAGRSPSELLTETMIPAMRDVGERYSRRELFIPQMMIAARAMEAGLQILEPLLVKTGHEPRATICIGTVKGDLHDIGKNLVAMMLKGAGFRVIDLGTNVDVLKFEKAVNDGARAVLMSALLTTTMPYMKTVADHFRGSPGVKIIIGGAPITQEYADEIGAHGYGEDAGAAVRVVERCLGLAG, from the coding sequence ATGGCACGACTCGAGGAACTGTATACAGCGATCTGCAGCGGCAACCGGCCGGCGGTTCAAACGATCCTGCAGCGCGAGCTTGCCGCGGGCCGTAGCCCGTCGGAACTGCTCACCGAAACCATGATTCCCGCGATGCGGGACGTCGGCGAGCGGTACTCGCGCCGCGAGCTGTTCATCCCGCAAATGATGATCGCCGCGCGCGCCATGGAGGCGGGGCTGCAGATCCTCGAGCCGCTGCTCGTGAAGACCGGCCACGAGCCGCGCGCCACCATCTGCATCGGCACCGTGAAAGGCGACCTGCACGACATCGGCAAGAACCTCGTCGCGATGATGCTCAAAGGCGCCGGCTTCCGGGTGATTGACCTGGGCACCAACGTGGACGTGCTGAAGTTCGAAAAGGCGGTGAACGACGGCGCCCGCGCGGTGCTGATGAGTGCGCTGCTGACCACCACAATGCCCTACATGAAAACCGTCGCGGACCACTTCCGCGGCTCGCCCGGTGTGAAGATCATCATCGGCGGCGCGCCGATCACGCAGGAATACGCCGACGAAATTGGCGCGCACGGCTACGGCGAGGACGCGGGCGCCGCGGTGCGCGTGGTAGAGCGCTGTCTCGGCCTCGCCGGCTGA
- a CDS encoding ASKHA domain-containing protein, translating into MTITVRLGGETRTVPLRPGETLDCTAARAGWPLNTLCGGRGRCGRCAVIVESGRIRIRAAIAEIHRGEPRRVLACQTTTIEGAPCEFEIPVASRSPAEGRVVADCAIALGGWRPRLHRAEVRPPPDEPGAVASDAELAEAAAIATGAPTPPALDIDALERLHAELARYGRAELWWLERAGRALPAEIRSATAPPPLGLALDIGTTTVVATLVELDSGQPLATASDYNAQMSRGADVASRISAAEDPAGRRQLQELVIGTANRLIQRACARAHRSPDDILHVVLAGNSVMEHLALGLSPVGIGRIPFRPAARRYPPLRATRVGLATDPRAWVEAIPSLSGHVGGDLTADAAISGLLDRTGRWLLVDIGTNGEILFWNGQRLLCAATAAGPAFEGAGLACGMRAEPGAIERLRWHADHFEYETIGGAPPVGICGSAAVDALAELARAGRLDATGRLDWHALRRAGAGITVHQRGHDLRAVIVAPSEPTAQGSPIVLSEADIAELLKAKAAVHAGIVTLLRAAGCGPHDLDGVIVAGGFGRHLHLRNAMRIGLLPDLPLEIIEVIGNGALGGALQGLGDPRAPEIWERLVRIAEPVELNLCEGFEGEFVDSLLIPHADPSRFEQVLADESNEPPAQPPPTTSHQIR; encoded by the coding sequence ATGACCATCACCGTGCGGCTGGGCGGCGAAACCCGTACCGTGCCGCTCCGGCCGGGCGAAACCCTCGATTGCACCGCCGCGCGCGCAGGATGGCCGCTGAACACCCTCTGCGGCGGCCGCGGGCGGTGCGGCCGCTGCGCGGTGATCGTAGAGAGCGGTCGGATCCGCATCCGCGCGGCCATCGCCGAAATCCATCGCGGCGAGCCCCGGCGCGTGCTCGCCTGCCAGACCACCACGATCGAGGGCGCGCCGTGCGAGTTCGAGATTCCGGTGGCCTCGCGCAGCCCCGCCGAAGGCCGCGTCGTCGCCGACTGCGCGATCGCGCTCGGCGGTTGGCGCCCCCGTCTCCATCGCGCCGAAGTCCGGCCTCCCCCGGACGAGCCCGGCGCCGTCGCCTCCGATGCGGAACTGGCGGAAGCCGCTGCCATCGCCACCGGCGCACCCACCCCGCCGGCCCTCGACATCGACGCTCTCGAGCGTCTGCACGCGGAACTCGCCCGCTACGGGCGCGCCGAGCTCTGGTGGCTGGAGCGCGCCGGCCGCGCGCTCCCGGCGGAGATCCGGTCCGCCACCGCCCCGCCTCCGCTCGGCCTCGCGCTCGACATCGGCACCACCACCGTCGTCGCGACGCTCGTCGAACTGGACAGCGGCCAACCGCTCGCAACCGCCTCCGACTACAACGCCCAGATGAGTCGCGGCGCGGACGTCGCCTCGCGCATCAGCGCCGCCGAAGATCCCGCGGGCCGCCGCCAGCTGCAGGAACTGGTCATCGGGACGGCCAACCGGCTGATCCAGCGCGCCTGTGCGCGCGCGCACCGCTCGCCCGACGACATCCTGCACGTGGTGCTGGCCGGCAACAGCGTGATGGAACACCTCGCGCTGGGGCTCTCGCCGGTCGGCATCGGGCGAATTCCGTTCCGCCCGGCCGCGCGGCGCTACCCGCCCCTGCGCGCCACGCGGGTCGGCCTGGCCACCGATCCGCGCGCGTGGGTCGAGGCGATTCCGTCACTCTCCGGCCATGTCGGCGGCGACCTCACCGCCGACGCCGCGATCAGCGGCCTGCTCGACCGCACCGGCCGCTGGCTGCTGGTCGACATCGGCACGAACGGAGAAATTCTCTTTTGGAACGGCCAACGACTGCTCTGTGCGGCCACCGCGGCCGGCCCCGCGTTCGAAGGTGCCGGCCTCGCCTGTGGCATGCGCGCCGAGCCTGGCGCGATCGAACGGCTGCGCTGGCATGCGGACCACTTCGAGTACGAAACCATCGGTGGCGCGCCACCCGTCGGGATCTGCGGCTCCGCCGCGGTGGACGCGCTCGCGGAGCTCGCGCGCGCGGGCCGGCTGGACGCGACGGGTCGGCTCGACTGGCACGCGCTCCGGCGCGCCGGCGCCGGCATCACTGTGCATCAGCGCGGCCACGACCTTCGCGCGGTGATCGTCGCTCCCTCCGAGCCAACCGCACAGGGCTCCCCCATCGTGCTGAGCGAGGCGGACATCGCCGAACTCTTGAAGGCCAAGGCGGCGGTGCACGCAGGCATCGTCACACTACTGCGTGCGGCCGGCTGCGGGCCGCACGACCTCGACGGCGTCATCGTCGCCGGCGGATTTGGCCGGCACCTCCACCTGCGGAACGCGATGCGCATCGGTCTACTGCCGGACCTGCCGCTCGAAATCATCGAAGTGATCGGCAACGGCGCGCTCGGTGGCGCGCTGCAGGGGCTCGGTGACCCGCGGGCGCCCGAAATCTGGGAACGGCTGGTGCGGATCGCCGAGCCGGTCGAACTGAACCTCTGCGAGGGGTTCGAGGGCGAGTTCGTTGACTCGCTGCTGATCCCGCACGCGGACCCATCGAGGTTCGAGCAGGTGCTCGCCGACGAATCGAACGAGCCGCCCGCTCAGCCGCCGCCAACGACCTCCCACCAGATTCGCTGA